CCTGCTGCTGCTCGTCCTGACCCTGTTCGTCGCGGCGCGCCTCATTGCGCGGCCGCAGAGCGCCAAGCCGCGCCGTCGCCCCGTCCGGGCGCTCGTCCGCCTCACCACCCGGCCCTTCACCCTCCTGCGCCGCACGCAGGTCTCGGGCGAGGCCGACCTGAACCAGGAGACCACCCGATGAACCGCCGTACGCCGCTGCTGGCAGCCGTCCTCGCGCTGCTGGCCGTCTTCACGCTGAACCCCGGCGCCCAGGCAGTCACCTACTCCGCGATCGCCGGCACCGGCTCGTCGTGGTCGTACAACATCGTCCGCCAGTGGATGTCGGACGTGAACGCCAACGGCATCACCGTCGACTACACCCCCAACGGCTCCACCCAGGGCCGCAAGGACTTCGCGAACTACACCAACGACTTCGCGATCTCCGAGATCCCGTACCAGGGCGTCGATGAGTCCGGCCAGGTCGACAAGTCGGACCGTCCGTACGCCTACCTGCCGATCGTCGCGGGCGGAACCGCCTTCACCTACCAGCTCAAGATCGGCAACACGATGGTGCGCAACCTGCGCCTGTCGGGCGAGACGCTTACCAAGATCTTCACGAACCAGATCACCAACTGGAACGACCCGCAGATCAAGAAGGAGAACGGCGGCCGCACCTTCCCGAACCTCGCCATCACGCCTGTGGTGCGCGCCGACGGCTCGGGTACGACGGCCCAGTTCACCGCCTGGATGGCGGACCAGTACGGCTCTCTGTGGAAGGCCTACTCCGGCCGCTCCGGCCTGACCTCGTTCTATCCGAAGAAGGGGCGAATGCTCGGAGCAGCGGGCTCCGACCAGGTCATGAACCAGATCGCGGCCTCGACCGGCAACGGCACGATCGGCTACATCGAGTACTCGTACCCGCTCAACAAGACCGCGGCGGACGGCAAGCCGTTCCCTGTCGTGAAGGTTCTCAACAAGGGCGGCTACTACGTCGAGCCCACCGAGTACAACGTCGCCGTCGCCCTGACCAAGGCGCGGATCCGCACGGACCTCCCGCAGACGGACCCGATGTACCTGACCCAGGACCTCCGCGGGGTGTACACCTTCGACGACCCGCGGGCGTACCCGATCTCGTCGTACTCGTACATGATCATCCCGGTCTCGGGGACCGACCGCACGATGACGACGGCCAAGCGCCAGGCGCTCTCCGACTTCCTCTTCTACGGCCTCTGCTCCGGCCAGTCGAAGGCCGGCCCCTACGGCTACTCGCCGCTCCCGCTCAACCTCGTGCAGGCCGGCTTCGACCAGGTCAAGCGCCTCGCGACGGCGGACCCGAAGGTCGACCTCACCAACAAGGATGTCCGGTCCTGCGGCAACCCGACCTTCGACGGCAAGAACCCGAACCGCAACGTGCTCGCTGCCAAGGCGCCCATGCCGGCCGCCTG
The sequence above is a segment of the Nocardioides jiangxiensis genome. Coding sequences within it:
- a CDS encoding phosphate ABC transporter substrate-binding protein PstS; its protein translation is MNRRTPLLAAVLALLAVFTLNPGAQAVTYSAIAGTGSSWSYNIVRQWMSDVNANGITVDYTPNGSTQGRKDFANYTNDFAISEIPYQGVDESGQVDKSDRPYAYLPIVAGGTAFTYQLKIGNTMVRNLRLSGETLTKIFTNQITNWNDPQIKKENGGRTFPNLAITPVVRADGSGTTAQFTAWMADQYGSLWKAYSGRSGLTSFYPKKGRMLGAAGSDQVMNQIAASTGNGTIGYIEYSYPLNKTAADGKPFPVVKVLNKGGYYVEPTEYNVAVALTKARIRTDLPQTDPMYLTQDLRGVYTFDDPRAYPISSYSYMIIPVSGTDRTMTTAKRQALSDFLFYGLCSGQSKAGPYGYSPLPLNLVQAGFDQVKRLATADPKVDLTNKDVRSCGNPTFDGKNPNRNVLAAKAPMPAACDKATAAPCGTDTGTNTPSTDDKNAPTAGGASTAPAAGAAAPVAGAVDPETGAVAAAAGASSGEPVTAAATQLSSDRPGEKLPFAVVASGELIALVAAPGLFAAYLRRRKGAL